From a region of the Geothrix sp. 21YS21S-2 genome:
- the murA gene encoding UDP-N-acetylglucosamine 1-carboxyvinyltransferase, producing the protein MDRLVIQGGVPLTGRVAVSGAKNAALPCIAAALLGGEQVTLRHLPAVSDIRTMLRVLQALGCTAEVTKDEEGFELTAVVDAAGVAGGGLQAPYDLVKTMRASILVLGPLLARYGKASVSLPGGCAIGARPVNLHLEALERMGAVIEIDRGYVEAHVPAGRLKGIDHTFEKVSVGATENILMAACLATGTTVLRNAAMEPEIGDLAGMLVAMGAPIEGIGTSTLTIRGVDALGGCDHGIIPDRIEAGTFLCAVAAAGGDVLLERVEPDHLRSIIDLLERCGCVFTEREGQEGLNLRIQREAGQKLHAKDVTTTPYPGFPTDLQAQVMAVMTQATGISVIRETIFENRFQHAMELERLGANLRIDGGTAIVAGPSALTGCTVMATDLRASATLVIAGLVARGETTVDRIYHLDRGYSGLEQKLKGLGARIERVGGGKV; encoded by the coding sequence ATGGACAGGCTTGTGATTCAAGGTGGCGTCCCCCTCACGGGGCGCGTGGCCGTCTCCGGGGCGAAGAACGCCGCCCTCCCCTGCATCGCCGCGGCCCTCCTGGGCGGGGAGCAGGTCACCCTGCGCCACCTGCCGGCCGTCTCGGACATCCGCACCATGCTCCGCGTGCTCCAGGCCCTGGGCTGCACGGCCGAGGTCACCAAGGACGAGGAGGGCTTCGAGCTCACCGCCGTGGTGGACGCCGCCGGCGTGGCCGGGGGCGGCCTCCAGGCCCCCTACGACCTGGTCAAGACCATGCGGGCCTCCATCCTGGTCCTGGGCCCCCTGCTCGCGCGGTACGGCAAGGCCTCGGTGTCCCTGCCCGGGGGCTGCGCCATCGGCGCGCGGCCCGTGAACCTCCACCTGGAGGCCCTGGAGCGCATGGGCGCCGTCATCGAGATCGACCGGGGCTACGTCGAGGCCCACGTGCCCGCCGGCCGCCTCAAGGGCATCGACCACACCTTCGAGAAGGTGAGCGTGGGCGCCACGGAGAACATCCTCATGGCGGCGTGCCTGGCCACCGGCACCACCGTGCTGCGCAACGCGGCCATGGAGCCCGAGATCGGCGACCTGGCCGGCATGCTCGTGGCCATGGGCGCGCCCATCGAAGGCATCGGCACCTCCACCCTCACCATCCGGGGGGTGGACGCGCTGGGCGGCTGCGACCACGGCATCATCCCCGACCGCATCGAGGCCGGCACCTTCCTGTGCGCGGTGGCCGCCGCCGGGGGCGACGTCCTGCTGGAGCGGGTGGAGCCGGACCACCTCCGGTCCATCATCGACCTGCTGGAGCGCTGCGGCTGCGTGTTCACCGAACGCGAGGGCCAGGAGGGGCTGAACCTGCGCATCCAGCGCGAGGCCGGCCAGAAGCTCCACGCCAAGGACGTCACCACCACCCCCTACCCCGGCTTCCCCACGGACCTCCAGGCCCAGGTCATGGCCGTCATGACCCAGGCCACCGGCATCTCCGTGATCCGGGAGACCATCTTCGAGAACCGCTTCCAGCACGCCATGGAGCTCGAGCGCCTGGGCGCCAACCTGCGCATCGACGGCGGCACCGCCATCGTGGCCGGCCCCAGCGCCCTGACCGGCTGCACGGTCATGGCCACGGACCTGAGGGCCTCCGCCACCCTGGTCATCGCGGGGCTGGTGGCCAGGGGGGAGACCACCGTCGACCGCATCTACCACCTGGACCGGGGCTATTCGGGCCTGGAACAGAAGCTGAAGGGCCTGGGGGCGCGCATCGAGCGGGTCGGAGGCGGGAAGGTCTAG
- a CDS encoding ribose-phosphate pyrophosphokinase yields the protein MFGEMKVFSGSSHPTLAAGIAGHIGMQLGKSRITRFSNENIKVKIDENVRESDVFVIQTSAPPVSDNLVEMLIMIDALKFASAARITAVLPYYPYARSDKKDEARISITARLVADLLQTAGADRVLAMTLHAPQILGFFRIPADQLLATPVLVNHFRSSDLSNSVVVATDAGAGKIAGHFAKRLGLPMAIIDKRRVDDSESARSTALIGEVADKDCIIFDDEIATGGSIREAARILRGFGVRRVRVGATHAVFSGTALTRLKEAELDELVVTDTIPIPPAISAEIPNLKVLSTASMFGDAILRIHGGRSISEMMEA from the coding sequence ATGTTCGGTGAGATGAAGGTATTTTCGGGTTCGAGCCATCCGACCCTGGCCGCCGGCATCGCCGGCCATATCGGGATGCAGCTGGGAAAATCCCGCATCACCCGCTTCTCCAACGAGAACATCAAGGTGAAGATCGACGAGAACGTCCGGGAGTCCGACGTCTTCGTCATCCAGACCAGCGCCCCGCCGGTGAGCGACAACCTTGTTGAAATGCTCATAATGATCGACGCCCTCAAGTTCGCGTCGGCGGCACGCATCACGGCGGTCCTGCCCTACTACCCGTACGCCCGCAGCGACAAGAAGGATGAAGCACGCATTTCCATCACCGCCCGCCTGGTGGCAGACCTTCTCCAGACCGCCGGGGCGGACCGGGTGCTGGCCATGACCCTGCACGCCCCCCAGATCCTCGGCTTCTTCCGCATCCCCGCCGACCAGCTCCTGGCCACGCCGGTCCTGGTGAACCACTTCCGCAGCTCGGACCTCTCCAATTCCGTGGTGGTGGCCACGGACGCCGGCGCCGGCAAGATCGCCGGCCACTTCGCCAAGCGCCTGGGCCTGCCCATGGCCATCATCGACAAGCGCCGCGTGGACGACAGCGAATCGGCCCGCTCCACCGCCCTCATCGGCGAGGTGGCGGACAAGGACTGCATCATCTTCGACGACGAGATCGCCACCGGCGGCTCCATCCGCGAGGCCGCGCGGATCCTGCGGGGCTTCGGCGTGCGCCGGGTCCGCGTGGGCGCCACCCACGCCGTCTTCTCCGGGACCGCCCTCACGCGCCTCAAGGAGGCCGAGCTGGACGAGCTGGTCGTCACCGACACCATCCCCATCCCGCCCGCCATCTCCGCGGAGATCCCCAACCTCAAGGTCCTCTCCACCGCCTCCATGTTCGGCGACGCCATCCTGCGCATCCACGGCGGCAGGAGCATCAGCGAGATGATGGAAGCCTAG
- a CDS encoding GGDEF domain-containing protein — protein MPIQPPLYEDFAESDPPTLFASPLGETLPPARGEWALIRYVGVPIGEVLPLRTVNLTVGRSPENNLVLPEVEVSRHHARIELVGQEDLAPIVLISDLGSTNGTYVNGRKILTRNGPVSLQHGDVIRVGTHAFKLKHLDEMEKHYHEAVLAQTTVDSLTGLTNRASVLGFLEKQTDLARRHGRPLTLIICDLDHFKDVNDQHGHAVGDLVLKRFGQVVMGRLRASDHVGRIGGEEFLIVLPETEGREALAVAEELRKALAEEAMASHAPGQTFHVTCCFGIAQFRPEDADAGSLLARADVALYRAKSQGRNRVEFDGRT, from the coding sequence ATGCCCATTCAGCCACCTCTCTACGAGGACTTCGCCGAATCCGATCCGCCGACGCTCTTCGCCTCCCCGCTGGGCGAGACGCTGCCGCCGGCCAGAGGGGAGTGGGCGCTCATCCGCTATGTGGGCGTCCCCATCGGGGAGGTCCTGCCCCTGCGCACGGTGAACCTCACCGTGGGCCGGTCCCCGGAGAACAACCTGGTGCTCCCCGAGGTGGAGGTGAGCCGCCACCATGCCCGCATCGAGCTGGTGGGGCAGGAGGACCTGGCGCCCATCGTCCTCATCTCCGACCTGGGGTCGACCAACGGCACCTACGTGAACGGCCGGAAGATCCTCACGCGCAACGGGCCGGTGAGCCTCCAGCACGGCGACGTGATCCGGGTGGGGACCCATGCCTTCAAGCTCAAGCACCTGGACGAGATGGAAAAGCACTACCACGAGGCGGTCCTGGCCCAGACCACGGTGGATTCCCTCACGGGCCTGACGAACCGGGCCTCGGTGCTGGGCTTCCTGGAGAAGCAGACCGACCTGGCCAGGCGCCACGGGCGCCCCCTGACCCTCATCATCTGCGACCTGGACCACTTCAAGGACGTGAACGACCAGCACGGCCACGCCGTGGGGGACCTGGTCCTCAAGCGCTTCGGCCAGGTGGTCATGGGCCGGCTCCGGGCCTCGGACCACGTGGGCCGCATCGGCGGGGAGGAGTTCCTCATCGTCCTGCCCGAGACCGAGGGCCGCGAGGCCCTCGCCGTGGCCGAGGAGCTGCGCAAGGCCCTGGCCGAGGAGGCCATGGCGTCCCACGCGCCGGGCCAGACCTTCCACGTCACCTGCTGCTTCGGCATCGCCCAGTTCCGGCCGGAGGACGCCGACGCCGGCTCCCTCCTGGCCCGGGCCGACGTGGCCCTCTACCGTGCCAAGTCCCAGGGCCGGAACCGGGTGGAATTCGACGGACGGACATGA
- a CDS encoding glycosyltransferase family 2 protein, which yields MRLSAAMIVKNEAGSLGHCLESVQGLWDELVVLDTGSTDGTRELARSFGARVEDFTWVDDFAAARNACIRSCTGDWILVLDADEAIDPADHAALRAALEDAAVQAYTLPIRNYLRSGAFVGMDGPARRNERESGEGAQCSHYYLQKAIRLFRRRRDDVYRGRVHEIAELYFEEKGLAAPELEVPIHHFGKLDMARDRAKQGEYFRLARAEAEARPQDLQLQYNVVQEGLLVEAWEDVRRAAERFRASAPRAPMLVWLGGGLALQGLERYEDSLLWFGNILRQQPGHAAALGARAESLWKLGRLNEAKDDYLRALDADPAYTLPFLKLASLLEEAQDLESARSVLEAGLDQNPRDTLLWEALVGLSARYRDPRVASDALDALRAVPDGGRTLWHQIVIHALLDAEEPESAAGILDLGLAAFPGDPELLALTERCSRSTP from the coding sequence TTGCGCCTTTCCGCCGCCATGATCGTCAAGAACGAAGCCGGTTCCCTGGGCCACTGCCTGGAATCCGTCCAGGGACTCTGGGACGAGCTGGTGGTCCTGGACACCGGATCCACGGACGGCACCCGGGAGCTGGCCCGGTCCTTCGGGGCCCGGGTGGAGGACTTCACCTGGGTGGACGACTTCGCCGCAGCCCGCAACGCCTGCATCCGGAGCTGCACGGGGGACTGGATCCTGGTGCTGGACGCGGACGAGGCCATCGACCCCGCGGACCACGCCGCCCTGCGGGCCGCCCTGGAGGACGCCGCGGTCCAGGCCTACACCCTGCCCATCCGGAACTACCTTCGCAGCGGGGCCTTCGTGGGCATGGACGGCCCGGCCCGGCGCAACGAGCGGGAGTCGGGGGAGGGGGCCCAGTGCAGCCACTACTACCTCCAGAAGGCCATCCGCCTCTTCCGCAGGCGCCGGGACGACGTCTACCGGGGCCGGGTGCACGAGATCGCCGAGCTCTACTTCGAGGAGAAGGGCCTGGCCGCGCCGGAACTGGAGGTGCCCATCCACCACTTCGGCAAGCTGGACATGGCGCGGGACCGGGCCAAGCAGGGCGAGTACTTCCGCCTCGCCCGGGCGGAGGCCGAGGCCCGGCCCCAGGACCTGCAGCTCCAGTACAACGTGGTGCAGGAGGGCCTGCTGGTGGAGGCCTGGGAGGACGTGCGACGGGCCGCGGAGCGCTTCCGGGCCTCGGCCCCGCGGGCGCCCATGCTGGTGTGGCTGGGGGGCGGGCTCGCCCTGCAGGGCCTGGAGCGGTACGAGGACTCCCTGCTCTGGTTCGGCAACATCCTGCGCCAGCAGCCCGGCCACGCCGCGGCCCTGGGCGCCCGGGCCGAGTCGCTGTGGAAGCTGGGCCGCCTCAACGAAGCCAAGGACGACTACCTGAGGGCCCTGGACGCCGACCCCGCCTACACCCTGCCCTTCCTGAAGCTGGCCTCCCTGCTGGAGGAGGCCCAGGACCTGGAGTCCGCCCGGAGCGTGCTGGAGGCCGGGCTGGACCAGAACCCCAGGGACACCCTCCTGTGGGAGGCCCTGGTGGGCCTGTCGGCGCGGTACCGGGACCCCCGGGTCGCCTCGGACGCCCTGGACGCGCTCCGGGCCGTGCCCGACGGCGGCAGGACCCTGTGGCACCAGATCGTCATCCACGCCCTCCTGGACGCGGAGGAGCCGGAGAGCGCCGCCGGGATCCTGGACCTCGGACTGGCGGCGTTCCCCGGCGACCCGGAACTGCTGGCCCTTACTGAAAGATGTTCACGTAGTACGCCTTGA
- a CDS encoding GGDEF domain-containing protein codes for MSKPGKEPDKDWTEEVDAPDPTVPISGWPDFETALRKRFPGETGPVPCEYVVVVYAGAHLGRVFPLVPGANIIGRSPSVDIALLDEEVSRTHATITLWQGPAGDRVQLEDNASTNGTFLNGRAVTRTMELSPGDRIAMGSHVLKLVAMDAMERAFHAVLLDQSSKDPLTGLGNRRTALEELQRRFDLSKRHHRPLSIIMCDLDFFKRINDTLGHLAGDQVLRDFGERVVRGLRTTDVAGRIGGEEFLLVLPETDMEGAQLLAERLLAATGEVPFDLPSGPLAVTCSLGVAERREEDRDGGALMGRADGALYLAKRGGRNKVVCDQPPR; via the coding sequence ATGTCCAAGCCCGGCAAGGAACCTGACAAGGACTGGACCGAGGAGGTGGACGCGCCGGACCCGACGGTGCCCATCTCGGGCTGGCCGGATTTCGAGACGGCCCTGCGCAAGCGCTTCCCCGGCGAGACCGGGCCCGTGCCGTGCGAGTACGTGGTGGTGGTCTACGCCGGCGCCCACCTGGGCCGGGTCTTTCCCCTGGTGCCCGGGGCCAACATCATCGGCCGCAGCCCCAGCGTGGACATCGCCCTGCTGGACGAGGAGGTGAGCCGCACCCACGCCACCATCACCCTCTGGCAGGGTCCCGCCGGGGACCGGGTGCAGCTGGAGGACAACGCCAGCACGAACGGGACCTTCCTCAACGGCCGGGCCGTGACCCGCACCATGGAGCTCTCCCCCGGGGACCGCATCGCCATGGGCAGCCACGTGCTCAAGCTCGTGGCCATGGACGCCATGGAGCGGGCCTTCCACGCGGTGCTCCTGGACCAGAGCTCCAAGGATCCCCTCACGGGCCTGGGCAACCGGCGCACCGCGCTGGAGGAGCTGCAGCGGCGCTTCGACCTCTCCAAGCGCCACCACCGGCCCCTTTCGATCATCATGTGCGATCTTGACTTCTTCAAGCGCATCAACGACACGCTGGGCCACCTGGCCGGGGACCAGGTGCTCCGGGACTTCGGGGAGCGGGTGGTGCGCGGCCTGCGCACCACCGACGTGGCCGGGCGCATCGGTGGCGAGGAGTTCCTCCTGGTGCTGCCCGAAACCGACATGGAAGGCGCTCAGCTGCTCGCCGAACGCCTCCTGGCGGCCACGGGCGAGGTGCCCTTCGACCTGCCCTCGGGGCCCCTGGCGGTGACCTGCAGCCTGGGCGTGGCCGAGCGCCGGGAGGAGGACCGGGACGGAGGCGCCCTCATGGGCCGGGCCGACGGGGCGCTCTATCTCGCCAAGCGCGGCGGGCGGAACAAGGTGGTCTGCGACCAGCCTCCTCGTTGA
- a CDS encoding serine/threonine-protein kinase: MSLVLPKRAGGARVLERLGEGGMAVVHRAEDPFRPGRALAVKFLKAEASGDSELVVRFLREGEVLKRLSHPNLVEVFDFGRAGSTPFILMELLPGGDVKRCYGEAPARFLRRLLPVAGALRTAHEAGIIHRDLKPSNLLFDALGNLKVTDFGVCLWEGGEGTRVTRSQMVVGTLGYMAPEQHGDPRSVDGRCDVYALGAILYEFTTGRPYSQVQLPPALVRTGFPPRMARILMQSLAPDPARRIPSMEALAAEWADWLESAESAGWGDQPLPGFRVEDVEQETVSRVRRHAEEEPGSRLGPYLDGLRTGGVGSRRAAAEGLQNAVAAGDEGFLLAELAQAPEAMRFALCNALGAVGTPAAIPALLALLGDPFAQREGAEAASLIAQRAGLPDLVLPHLREPGLGSSWRWVPRARLGDGAWAAALARDWGALNAPLRLQALEAAGLLPAAARAGLKTRLKPALERVGGQLQKLWEAL, encoded by the coding sequence ATGAGCCTGGTCCTGCCCAAGCGCGCCGGCGGAGCCCGGGTCCTGGAGCGCCTGGGGGAGGGCGGCATGGCCGTGGTGCACCGGGCCGAGGATCCCTTCCGGCCGGGGCGGGCCCTGGCGGTGAAGTTCCTCAAGGCCGAGGCGTCCGGCGACTCGGAGCTGGTGGTGCGCTTCCTGCGGGAAGGGGAGGTCCTCAAGCGCCTCAGCCATCCCAACCTGGTGGAAGTCTTCGACTTCGGCCGGGCGGGGAGCACGCCCTTCATCCTCATGGAGCTGCTCCCCGGCGGCGACGTCAAGCGCTGCTACGGAGAGGCGCCGGCGCGGTTCCTGCGCCGCCTCCTGCCCGTGGCCGGCGCCCTGCGCACGGCCCACGAGGCGGGGATCATCCACCGCGACCTGAAGCCCTCCAACCTGCTCTTCGACGCCCTGGGCAACCTCAAGGTGACCGACTTCGGCGTGTGCCTGTGGGAGGGCGGGGAGGGCACCCGCGTCACCCGCAGCCAGATGGTGGTGGGGACCCTGGGCTACATGGCGCCGGAGCAGCACGGCGATCCCAGGAGCGTGGACGGCCGGTGCGACGTGTACGCCCTGGGTGCCATCCTCTACGAGTTCACCACGGGCCGTCCCTACAGCCAGGTGCAGCTCCCGCCCGCCCTGGTGCGCACGGGCTTCCCGCCCCGCATGGCGCGCATCCTCATGCAGTCCCTGGCCCCCGATCCCGCCAGGCGCATCCCCTCCATGGAGGCCCTGGCCGCGGAGTGGGCGGATTGGCTGGAGAGCGCCGAGAGCGCCGGGTGGGGCGACCAGCCCCTGCCCGGGTTCCGGGTCGAGGACGTGGAGCAGGAGACCGTGAGCCGGGTCCGGCGCCACGCCGAGGAGGAGCCCGGGTCGCGGCTGGGACCCTACCTGGACGGCCTGCGCACCGGCGGCGTGGGCAGCCGCCGCGCCGCGGCCGAAGGCCTCCAGAACGCCGTGGCCGCCGGTGACGAGGGCTTCCTCCTGGCCGAGCTGGCCCAGGCCCCCGAGGCCATGCGGTTCGCCCTGTGCAACGCACTGGGCGCCGTGGGCACTCCCGCTGCCATACCGGCCCTGCTGGCCCTCCTGGGGGACCCCTTCGCCCAGCGGGAGGGGGCCGAGGCCGCCAGCCTCATCGCGCAGCGGGCCGGACTCCCGGACCTGGTCCTGCCGCACCTGCGCGAACCGGGCCTGGGCTCCTCCTGGCGCTGGGTGCCGAGGGCGCGCCTGGGTGACGGGGCCTGGGCCGCGGCCCTGGCCCGGGACTGGGGGGCGCTGAACGCGCCGCTGCGCCTGCAGGCCCTGGAGGCCGCGGGCCTGCTGCCGGCGGCCGCAAGGGCCGGGCTGAAGACGCGCCTCAAACCGGCCCTGGAACGCGTCGGCGGGCAGCTGCAGAAGCTGTGGGAAGCGCTCTAG